From the genome of Lutzomyia longipalpis isolate SR_M1_2022 chromosome 2, ASM2433408v1, one region includes:
- the LOC129789981 gene encoding electron transfer flavoprotein regulatory factor 1: MSQRSRVIEVYKKLQYMGREYPGGPEKFRQRCHAAFARNASEKDPQKVEELIKRGEFVIEELKALYSLRKYRAMKRRYYEEK, from the exons ATGAGCCAACGGTCCAGAGTAATTGAAGTCTACAAGAAG cTGCAGTACATGGGTCGGGAATACCCTGGAGGTCCGGAAAAATTCCGCCAACGCTGCCATGCTGCCTTTGCAAGGAATGCCAGTGAGAAGGACCCTCAGAAAGTTGAGGAATTAATTAAGAGGGGAGAATTTGTGATTGAAGAGTTGAAGGCTCTCTACAGCCTACGAAAGTATCGGGCGATGAAGAGGAGGTACTACGAGGAAAAATGA